Proteins encoded by one window of Methanobacterium sp. CWC-01:
- the larE gene encoding ATP-dependent sacrificial sulfur transferase LarE, with translation MRLEDKLDKLKNYFQDVKVIIAFSGGADSTLLAKIAQECSTEAWAVTVDNGAMPSSFVHNAVEIARKIGIHHLVLEEDLLENPNFASNPPNRCYLCKKSIHGRISEILSEKGFDFVADGTNFTDLFEDRPGVEVNYRGDIKMPLVEVGLSAMEVRELLNDMEISYSPFTTCLATRISSGSFLTMNKFKRIDYAEKLLRKLSDTELLRVRDEDGTAVIEMDYCDLLDNQTLTYVDSELKAVGFKKVTLDLAGSHQHKNDLVIHKPCQGDKKRIMFETELPYLVDLEKSCEGLKELGIVKCSLDMGVAQIKLDEIKVTLFSKGKIVARGVKDRDGAENILHQLMPQIRRKLEDSY, from the coding sequence ATGAGACTTGAAGATAAACTTGACAAATTAAAAAACTACTTCCAAGATGTTAAGGTGATAATTGCCTTTTCCGGAGGTGCCGACAGCACACTTCTGGCTAAAATAGCACAAGAATGTTCGACAGAGGCTTGGGCCGTAACTGTTGATAACGGAGCAATGCCCTCCAGTTTTGTACATAATGCCGTGGAAATTGCCAGGAAAATAGGCATCCACCATCTAGTTCTTGAAGAAGACCTTCTTGAAAATCCTAATTTCGCATCTAACCCTCCTAACCGCTGTTACCTATGTAAAAAAAGCATTCACGGGCGAATTAGCGAAATCCTTAGCGAGAAAGGTTTTGATTTTGTGGCCGACGGTACCAACTTCACGGACCTTTTCGAAGACCGACCAGGTGTGGAGGTTAACTACCGGGGGGACATTAAAATGCCCCTGGTGGAGGTGGGATTGAGTGCTATGGAAGTAAGAGAATTATTAAATGACATGGAAATTTCTTATTCACCATTTACTACCTGTCTGGCTACCAGGATATCTTCTGGAAGTTTTTTAACCATGAATAAATTTAAACGGATTGACTATGCGGAAAAACTCTTAAGGAAGCTTTCAGACACGGAACTTTTAAGGGTCCGTGATGAAGATGGGACCGCCGTTATTGAAATGGATTACTGTGATCTTTTAGATAATCAAACCTTGACCTATGTTGATTCCGAACTTAAAGCAGTCGGTTTTAAAAAAGTTACTTTAGATCTGGCTGGTTCCCACCAGCATAAAAATGATTTGGTTATTCACAAGCCCTGTCAGGGTGATAAAAAGCGGATAATGTTTGAAACTGAACTACCTTACCTAGTGGATCTTGAAAAAAGCTGTGAAGGGTTAAAAGAGTTAGGAATCGTCAAATGTTCACTGGATATGGGGGTGGCCCAGATTAAACTGGATGAAATAAAGGTTACCCTCTTTTCCAAAGGAAAAATCGTGGCTCGCGGTGTTAAAGATAGGGATGGTGCTGAAAACATCCTTCATCAGTTGATGCCTCAAATCCGGCGAAAATTAGAAGATTCGTATTAA
- a CDS encoding universal stress protein yields the protein MYNKILLPTDGSKHAEKAAEHAIWIASQSGAEIIVLDVIETSSLVGLPAEDLIVRIKEMLKEEAKRSLDRISEMIKEDEPEIKITLISKEGSPADVVLKTIENEGIDLVVMGTSGKHGLDRFLLGSVTEKVVRSAKCPVLAVH from the coding sequence ATGTACAACAAAATTTTACTACCTACCGATGGTTCTAAACACGCCGAAAAAGCTGCCGAGCATGCTATATGGATTGCCAGCCAAAGCGGTGCCGAAATCATTGTTCTTGATGTTATAGAAACATCTTCACTGGTCGGACTTCCAGCAGAAGATCTTATCGTTAGAATTAAGGAAATGCTTAAAGAAGAGGCTAAAAGATCTCTAGATAGAATTTCAGAGATGATCAAGGAAGATGAACCTGAAATTAAGATAACCCTCATTAGTAAAGAAGGCTCTCCTGCAGATGTGGTGCTAAAAACCATCGAAAATGAAGGTATTGACTTAGTGGTTATGGGAACTTCTGGAAAACATGGTCTGGACCGGTTCTTACTGGGTAGCGTGACAGAAAAGGTGGTTAGATCAGCTAAATGTCCAGTTCTGGCCGTTCACTAA
- a CDS encoding TIGR00295 family protein encodes MIFDIYEKLDCPEEVIKHCQVVEKRALTLARNFSLQVDMDLIKNGALLHDVGRCQSNDIYHAIVGAKILEKMEFSPELTRIVERHIGAGIPPQEALELGLPPKDYTPQTLEEKIVAHADNLVHNQEEVGLKFVLKKWKKRLGAEHPSLNRLKRLHQEVAGSDFL; translated from the coding sequence TTGATTTTTGACATTTATGAAAAACTTGACTGCCCTGAAGAAGTTATTAAACATTGCCAAGTGGTTGAAAAAAGAGCACTTACTCTGGCCAGAAATTTTTCACTACAGGTAGATATGGATCTTATCAAAAACGGTGCACTACTGCATGATGTGGGCCGATGTCAATCCAACGACATTTATCATGCCATTGTAGGTGCTAAAATACTGGAAAAAATGGAGTTTTCTCCTGAACTAACTCGAATAGTTGAAAGGCATATTGGGGCAGGAATACCCCCCCAGGAAGCCCTGGAGTTAGGTTTACCTCCCAAAGATTACACTCCCCAGACCCTGGAAGAGAAGATCGTGGCCCATGCCGATAACCTGGTTCATAACCAGGAAGAGGTGGGCTTGAAATTTGTTCTTAAGAAATGGAAAAAACGTCTAGGGGCAGAACATCCCTCTTTAAACCGTTTAAAAAGGCTGCATCAGGAAGTGGCTGGTTCTGACTTTCTTTGA
- a CDS encoding amidohydrolase family protein: protein MITIQNGTLLYGENLLPVTKNLFIQDNEIVEISEGRARGKIINAKGCIVAPALVNSHIHLGDSVARDIGDGEPLDKIVKPPNGIKHRILRETPREDLIKSMRDSLQDMIQTGTSTFVDFREGGVEGVEILREALEDIPIRAIILGRQESFLDKNADNSEIVADIQEILKISQGIGLSGFGEVEDETARHIAQECLENGKIPAIHAGENEKMQQQSKEQTGKTEVERALEAGFKLLVHLTSATTQDLEKIIEHEVSVVCCPRSNGALSTGIPPIKEMWDLGINLLLGTDNVMINSPDMFREMEYTLKVTRGLTRKYFPPVEVLKMATVNVGKATGMNLGSLEEGNLADLMIVEQISRDPILSLINRTQSKNIIGLITDGKILYQR, encoded by the coding sequence ATGATTACCATCCAAAATGGAACCCTGCTTTATGGCGAAAATCTCCTCCCAGTAACCAAAAACCTGTTCATTCAGGACAACGAAATTGTTGAGATCTCTGAGGGTAGGGCCCGGGGGAAGATTATCAATGCGAAAGGGTGTATAGTAGCACCAGCACTCGTAAACAGCCATATCCATCTGGGAGACTCTGTTGCCCGGGACATAGGTGATGGGGAACCGCTAGATAAAATAGTTAAGCCCCCAAATGGAATTAAACACCGCATATTAAGAGAAACACCCCGGGAAGATCTTATTAAATCCATGAGAGATTCTCTGCAAGACATGATTCAAACCGGCACCAGCACATTTGTAGACTTTCGAGAGGGAGGAGTAGAAGGTGTTGAAATTTTAAGGGAAGCCCTGGAGGATATTCCAATCAGGGCCATAATTCTGGGAAGGCAGGAATCCTTCCTGGATAAAAATGCAGATAACTCTGAAATAGTTGCCGATATCCAGGAAATATTGAAAATCAGCCAGGGGATTGGCTTAAGTGGCTTTGGAGAGGTGGAAGATGAAACTGCTAGACATATCGCCCAGGAATGCCTTGAAAATGGTAAGATTCCAGCCATCCATGCCGGCGAAAATGAGAAAATGCAACAGCAATCTAAGGAACAAACAGGAAAAACAGAAGTAGAAAGAGCCTTAGAAGCTGGTTTTAAATTACTCGTACATCTAACTTCAGCCACCACCCAAGATCTGGAGAAGATAATTGAACACGAAGTATCAGTGGTTTGTTGCCCCCGGTCTAACGGAGCCCTATCCACAGGGATACCCCCTATTAAGGAAATGTGGGACCTGGGAATAAACCTGCTATTGGGAACAGATAACGTGATGATAAACTCTCCGGATATGTTCCGGGAAATGGAATACACCCTTAAAGTAACCAGGGGGCTTACCCGAAAGTATTTTCCTCCTGTAGAGGTTTTAAAGATGGCAACTGTAAATGTTGGGAAGGCTACAGGTATGAATCTTGGATCCCTGGAAGAAGGTAATTTGGCAGATTTGATGATTGTGGAACAGATATCCCGTGACCCGATATTATCCCTCATAAACCGCACTCAATCGAAAAACATAATAGGCCTAATAACAGATGGTAAAATATTATACCAGAGGTGA
- a CDS encoding TfuA-related McrA-glycine thioamidation protein, protein MEKNRIIIFTGPSLSHEEAQKILKADYRPPVGRGDVINAIKDHPVIIGIVDGVFHQQPAVAHREIIDALKRGIIVVGGASMGALRAAELEDMGMIGVGIVFQAYKDGMVESDDDVAVVFDPSTHEQLSEALVSMKYNFDEAARKGIISYEESDHLYKVAKAIYYPKRTYNSVFRYSDLEDEKITKLKRFLDQEGLDIKKQDAKAVLNHIINHIKNKSH, encoded by the coding sequence TTGGAAAAAAACAGGATCATAATCTTCACCGGCCCTTCTTTAAGTCATGAAGAAGCACAAAAGATCTTAAAGGCAGACTACAGGCCCCCCGTAGGCCGAGGTGATGTCATTAATGCTATCAAAGATCATCCGGTTATAATCGGCATAGTTGATGGAGTCTTTCACCAACAACCAGCAGTAGCCCACCGGGAGATTATAGATGCACTGAAAAGAGGTATCATCGTAGTGGGTGGTGCCAGTATGGGTGCGTTGCGAGCAGCAGAACTGGAGGATATGGGAATGATTGGTGTGGGAATCGTTTTTCAAGCCTATAAAGATGGTATGGTAGAATCGGATGATGATGTGGCGGTGGTCTTTGATCCATCCACCCATGAACAGCTTTCCGAGGCCCTAGTGAGTATGAAGTATAACTTCGATGAAGCTGCCCGGAAAGGCATAATATCCTATGAAGAATCAGATCATCTTTATAAAGTTGCTAAGGCTATTTATTATCCAAAAAGGACTTATAATTCAGTTTTCAGATACTCTGATCTGGAAGATGAAAAAATAACTAAGTTGAAAAGATTTTTAGACCAGGAAGGGCTGGATATAAAAAAACAAGATGCAAAAGCAGTTTTAAATCATATAATAAATCATATTAAAAATAAATCCCATTAA
- a CDS encoding CBS domain-containing protein: MQIKEIMSEDIHFIQVPGNRSHALDIMREKKVSGLPVVKKGTKTLLGILTRSDLVQNPDEEQIALIMTRDIISVQPEDNVKDAAQKMIENNIRRVPVVKDSELVGLVTASDLVKKALWKMDLSEPAEKYMLKDIPTTWERTPLNVAFEIMRYYNLKVLLALNKDGKLSGILTETDFLNESEIVSEQTVHNTSVGTEGDKWSWDSKNVLYVIKNHLQFSDKEVKDVAAADLVIVTTKTTVKECANKLRQKKIEQMPVIDVEGDLVGLIRASDLIRAITD; encoded by the coding sequence ATGCAAATAAAGGAAATAATGTCAGAGGATATTCACTTCATACAGGTGCCGGGAAATCGTTCCCATGCCCTGGACATAATGAGGGAAAAAAAGGTTTCAGGACTCCCCGTAGTAAAAAAAGGAACAAAAACCCTGTTGGGTATACTCACCCGATCAGATCTGGTTCAAAACCCAGATGAAGAACAGATCGCCCTAATCATGACTCGTGACATAATATCAGTCCAACCTGAAGATAATGTGAAGGACGCGGCTCAAAAGATGATTGAAAATAACATCCGGAGAGTCCCGGTAGTTAAAGATAGTGAGCTGGTCGGGCTGGTTACGGCTTCTGATCTGGTGAAAAAAGCGTTATGGAAAATGGATCTCTCGGAACCGGCTGAAAAGTACATGTTAAAGGATATTCCCACTACTTGGGAGAGAACTCCTCTGAATGTGGCCTTCGAGATCATGCGATATTATAACCTGAAGGTGCTCCTGGCCCTTAACAAGGACGGGAAGCTCTCTGGAATATTAACTGAAACTGATTTTCTTAATGAGAGTGAAATAGTATCTGAACAGACCGTGCACAACACTTCAGTAGGTACTGAGGGGGATAAATGGTCATGGGATAGTAAGAATGTTCTTTACGTCATAAAGAATCATCTTCAATTCTCGGATAAAGAGGTTAAAGATGTGGCTGCCGCTGATCTGGTCATTGTCACCACTAAAACCACCGTGAAGGAATGCGCCAACAAGCTGCGTCAGAAGAAAATCGAACAGATGCCAGTTATTGACGTGGAAGGAGATTTAGTAGGCCTGATTCGTGCCAGTGATTTGATCAGGGCCATAACCGATTGA